The Polyangiaceae bacterium genome includes a region encoding these proteins:
- a CDS encoding FKBP-type peptidyl-prolyl cis-trans isomerase yields MFDSSVARNDPATFGVGGVIKGWTEALQLMVVGEKRRLWIPAELAYGENAGMGAPSGQLTFDVELLEILATPKPWPVPADVKAAPKSAKKTESGLVYKQLAKGKGTKKPAPTDRVTVHYTGWTPDGKEFDSSIKRAEPTSFP; encoded by the coding sequence ATGTTCGACAGCTCGGTGGCGCGGAACGACCCTGCCACCTTCGGTGTGGGCGGCGTGATCAAAGGCTGGACCGAAGCGCTGCAGCTGATGGTCGTCGGCGAGAAGCGACGTCTGTGGATCCCGGCGGAGCTCGCGTACGGTGAGAACGCCGGCATGGGAGCGCCCTCCGGACAGCTCACCTTCGACGTCGAGCTGCTCGAGATCCTCGCCACGCCCAAGCCCTGGCCGGTCCCCGCTGACGTGAAGGCCGCGCCGAAGAGTGCCAAGAAGACCGAGAGCGGTCTGGTCTACAAACAGCTCGCCAAGGGCAAGGGTACGAAGAAGCCCGCGCCGACCGACCGCGTGACGGTGCACTACACGGGCTGGACGCCGGACGGCAAAGAGTTCGACAGCTCGATCAAGCGCGCCGAGCCCACCAGCTTCCCTTGA
- a CDS encoding FKBP-type peptidyl-prolyl cis-trans isomerase, which produces MNRVIKGWTEGLQLMVEGDRMRFWIPAELAYGDKPTRPGARRARWCSTSS; this is translated from the coding sequence TTGAACCGTGTGATCAAGGGCTGGACCGAGGGACTACAGCTGATGGTCGAGGGCGATCGCATGCGCTTCTGGATCCCCGCGGAGCTGGCCTACGGCGACAAGCCCACGCGGCCCGGCGCCCGGCGGGCCCGCTGGTGTTCGACGTCGAGCTGA